The following is a genomic window from Spirosoma foliorum.
AGTGACACTCAGCGCGATTCAGGCATTGGGTTCATTCCCTGCCTTCTTGCTGGCTATGTGTATCGCCGGTCTTATTCAGATCGGTCTCGGGTTTGCCCGAGCCGGTATTGTTAGTAACTTTTTTCCATCGTCAGTCATTAAGGGAATGCTGGCGGGTATTGGTATTATTCTGATTCTGAAGCAACTACCGCACCTGGTGGGTTACGATGCCGATGCCGCTGAAGGGCTTACACTTTTCCAGCCGGGCGGTTTCAATATCATTGAACAACTGCACATGGCGTTGGGGCAATTCCGGGTCGTGGCGATTTTGATTACGATTGTATCGTTAGCCGTATTTTATGTGTGGGAACAGCCTGCTTTCCGGCAGCGTGCTTTTGCTAAAAATGTACCGGCTGCGTTGGTCGTCGTCGTGCTGGGTATTTGCATCAATGAACTGATTCGGGTAATTGCCCCAGAATGGGTATTGAAGGGGAATCACGTTGTTCAACTGCCTGTTCCTGAAAGTACAGCGGCCTTTTTTCATCTATTTACGTTGCCCGATTTTTCGCAGTGGACTAACCCGCTGGTCTATACATCGGCAGTAGCGATTGCTATGGTTGCGAGTCTGGAAGCCCTGTTGGCTATCGAGGCCTCGGACGAACTAGACCCGCTAAAACGGAAAACACCGGCCAACCATGAGCTGAAAGCGCAGGGAATTGGTAATTTGATTAGTGGGCTGATTGGCGGTATTCCCCTTACTTCGGTTATTGTTCGAAGTTCGGTAAGTATCAACGCGGGTGCCCGAACCAAGCTGGCGGCACTGATTCACGGCACGTTGTTGCTGGTTTGTGTGGTAACGTTACCGACTTTGTTAAACAAAATTCCCTGGGCTAGTCTGGCGTCAATTCTGTTAGTGACGGGTTATAAACTGGCTCGTATTGAGATTGTTAAAGCTGTTTTTGCAGAGGGTATCACTAAGTTCATTCCGTTTGTGGTTACCATTCTGGCAATCCTATTGACCGACTTACTGACAGGTATTGGCATCGGAATGGCAACGGGTATTTTCTTCATCCTGCGCGACCATTATCAGAATACACACAGCGTCCGAATGGATTATGACAGGGATATTAAACGAATTCACGTAAGTCTGGGCGATCACGTGTCCTTCCTGAGCAAGGCTAAATTGGTGAAACTTCTAAAGAGTGTTCCTGATAATTCTATCATTGAAATTAACGGAACGGAGTCGTCTTACATTGACAGCGACGTTGTTACCGCTATTCAGAACTTCGGGGTCGCGGCTCGTCAGCGGAATATTCGGCTTATCTTTTTGCCAAGCCGCGTAGCTGATTCACAAGTTGTTCGTACATCATCCCAAGAGCTCGTTAACAGCTTCCGCCCTGCAGGAGCATCTAGTGTTCCTGCCTAACAGGGATGCCATAAGGCATTAAGTGTCTGTAGTAACGGAGCGTTCCCCTTTATTGACTCTATACAATAGTCAATAAAGGGGAACGCTCCGTTTTTATAACATGGCCTTTCGTAAAGGTTTCCAGACTTTAAAGTATTTCGTCAAAAACTGATTCTGTTCTTTTACATTTTGGTCAAGTTCAACTAGTAATTTATTG
Proteins encoded in this region:
- a CDS encoding SulP family inorganic anion transporter; the encoded protein is MNTKKPIFQSIDLSNWQGDIRGGAISFLVAVPLCLGIALASGAPLFAGIIAGIVGGLVVGIFSRSALSISGPEAGLIVVTLSAIQALGSFPAFLLAMCIAGLIQIGLGFARAGIVSNFFPSSVIKGMLAGIGIILILKQLPHLVGYDADAAEGLTLFQPGGFNIIEQLHMALGQFRVVAILITIVSLAVFYVWEQPAFRQRAFAKNVPAALVVVVLGICINELIRVIAPEWVLKGNHVVQLPVPESTAAFFHLFTLPDFSQWTNPLVYTSAVAIAMVASLEALLAIEASDELDPLKRKTPANHELKAQGIGNLISGLIGGIPLTSVIVRSSVSINAGARTKLAALIHGTLLLVCVVTLPTLLNKIPWASLASILLVTGYKLARIEIVKAVFAEGITKFIPFVVTILAILLTDLLTGIGIGMATGIFFILRDHYQNTHSVRMDYDRDIKRIHVSLGDHVSFLSKAKLVKLLKSVPDNSIIEINGTESSYIDSDVVTAIQNFGVAARQRNIRLIFLPSRVADSQVVRTSSQELVNSFRPAGASSVPA